In the Prosthecobacter sp. genome, AAATAGATCCTCGATCAATGCCGTTGAGTCCTCACTCGGAGCGGGTTCTGAGGTTGCGAGAACGAACCGCAGTCCTAGAGCGCGAAACTCGTCACGGAACTGTGTGGTATTACGGGCAAAAAGATCAAGGGCTGACGCATAGCCAATGAGACCCAGAGGGCGATGGCGAATCAATGCACGAGCATGCGATTCGCACAACGTACGACTTAGCCGATAAGCATCAACTCTTCTGTAACCCAACGTCCAGTCGGCCAGTTTGCGTTTCAGGTGATTCAATCGTCCCAGCAAACCGGTGCCCAGCAGATGAGAGTGCCCCCAGATGAGGAATAGGCGAGAACTCGGCGTGTAGCCAAACTTTTGCCATTCGGCAAGTTTGACGACTCGCATCCGGTCACGTTCGGACTGATTAAGGCCCAAGCGCAACGGCGTGCCGGTGGATCCCGCCGTTTTCATAAAACTGTCGGGCGGGCCGGAATGACGAATGAAAGACTCAGGCTGATCCTGCAATAACGGGCGGCTCAGGATCGGCAAACGATGCAAATCATCCCATGAATGAAGCTCCTTGGGCGCATGGCCACTCGTCACGAGATTCGCATAGTATGGAATATCCTTTACAGCATCAGTCCACTGCTTGCGGACTGTCGCCAATTGCGATGCAGGTAATGCCGCAGCATCGGGTGCTGCAAGCCGCCGTGCTGTCGCAGCTCGGAAATCGCTGCGAAGTTTGGAACTCAGAAGAAAGCTAAGCTGCATGATTTTCAGAAAAAGCCGTCGCCGCAGGCCTGATCACTCCCGCAAATTTCAGCGCCATCCGCAACCCGTTGACAGGGTCGCCGCGTCGGCGCCAGTCCGCAAGAACGTCCGCCGACCCCGCACGCAATACATCGATCCGGTCTGACTCGGTGACATCAAGCAGCGCTTCGGTGAGTGCCCTCAAGTCACGCGGAGGAAAGACGCGACCGTTCACTCCATCGCGTACGAGTTCCGCCGCAGCACCAACCACGTTGGTGGCGACGATGGCCATGCCCGCTGCGGCGGCTTCATTGACCACCAGTGCCCACGGTTCGAATTCGCTGGGCAGACAGAGCACGTCGGAAGCACGGTAAATGGCACTGACCATCCACTGTTCCTCCAGAAAGCCCGTGAAGACAACGCGACCCTTCAATTCATCTGGCACTCTTGCCTCCAAGGAACCACGATCCCCCCCCCCCAAGGCAACACCGCCTGCACCAATGAATACAAGATCCCACTCTGGCCGCGCATGAGCCAATGCGATGAATGCATCAATCAGCAGATCCGGGCACTTGGCAGGCGCGAAGCGTCCACTGAAAACGATCCTCCTGCGTTCCGCGCGAAGATTGAAACGCTGTCGAACTTCTTCGATTTTTTTCAATGGCAACGCTCGAATCAATTCATAATCGGGTTCATATGGAAAATCAAACAAGCGCTCCGTGTGCGCTCCGTATTTTTGCCAGTATTCGCGACCGAGACGACCGCATACCATCAAGGCGGTCACCTGCCGAACGATCCAGCCGACGACCACGTTCTTGAAGGCGGCCTTCAGGCCGATTGCAGTGTCCCCACGAATGTTGCTGTCACCAAAAAGCAGACTCGGGACACCACGGCTGTGACACCAG is a window encoding:
- a CDS encoding glycosyltransferase family 4 protein; translation: MNIPQLSEKRRLPVLAIVANSLPPYRMHLHQRIAREMAGEIIMHTVCTHEVDYMHAYAPTPDIKAISFGPGHPFTRQLKLRYAPFEWLKAGRIIKWFESNQVDAVLVLGYNDVGRIRILRWCHSRGVPSLLFGDSNIRGDTAIGLKAAFKNVVVGWIVRQVTALMVCGRLGREYWQKYGAHTERLFDFPYEPDYELIRALPLKKIEEVRQRFNLRAERRRIVFSGRFAPAKCPDLLIDAFIALAHARPEWDLVFIGAGGVALGGGDRGSLEARVPDELKGRVVFTGFLEEQWMVSAIYRASDVLCLPSEFEPWALVVNEAAAAGMAIVATNVVGAAAELVRDGVNGRVFPPRDLRALTEALLDVTESDRIDVLRAGSADVLADWRRRGDPVNGLRMALKFAGVIRPAATAFSENHAA